The sequence GTGCAATCCACAATGCATATCGCCTCATTGTAGTTGTGATCCTTTTTGGTGCAGTTGCTACATTATTCATATGGAATACTTGTTAGAAGAATGCCTTGAAAGCCAATTATTAGATGAAATCTTTTATGGCTTCAATTAAACCAATTATTTAGGTTTATAAAAAACGGAAATTATGTCAACAGAGGTGACGGTCCATGCATGACCATTGACCTATTTGACAAGTTCATGGATTTATGAGATAAAGAAAGTGATCTAATGAGGTTAGATGTAAAGGGACCTTTCCCTATAACTCAAACCAAAAATGTTCCGGTCATAAGATCGTTTAATTGGGCATTGACAAACCACAAAGATTGGTACGCACTCTATCTACTTAAACATGAGGATGACTAGTCACGATTCATTCGTGGGAGGACATTGAGATAAGTGCATAGGTGCTTGCTAGGGAGTGAGTTCATTGAACGCGATAAAATAAGGAAACTTGTATGAAAGTTCTACTTGCATGTCAAACAAGATTTATTCGGTTGCAATGAAGCAAGGTTAATCCTTAAACATGAGGCACCATGATTGTCTTATGGATGAATAGTCGATCTCTAATTAATCCTTAGACCTGAGACCCATCCCTCCCCCTTATTCCCCTATGACCACCACCGCAAGCCACCCTCCCTTTTCTCCCTCTCTATCCCCCTATCTTTCTCTCCCATTTGAGCTCCCCACTCATCTCCGTATTTTTAATTACAACAAAAGGGAAAGAGGTGAAGTGGGTGGGCCCTTTGTTCATTaaaatgatttatttatttatttaatattttactAGCTTCTTTGCATGCGCTTccgagaggctttttttttttattaaaaaaatttattttagaattaaaaaagataatgggtagttgtgttctataaaaatttttcttttaattttaattttttaaatatgaaaaaggtGTGAATTTAGCATATTATCCttacttaattaataattcaattcttaatatttgcagTAACCaatggtattttgaatgttttaccatgcTCTGtcttttgttatatatatatatataaaatggcCAATTTACCCTCATATGTAACAGCAAATTAGATGAATGTTGAGATTAAAACAATAGGAGGGAATtgacaataaaaattaatttgtgtacttaattttccaaaaaaaaaaaaaaaggttgagagtataaataaaaagtaacaTACAAGTTCATGGGTAAATTAAAAGTAACATACAattaacccaaaaagaaagtttaAGAAGTTGACTGAGTTTGGTGCTCAATTCCCACACATCACAGACCTTTAATTACAGAGCCCACCACATAACACTATAACAGTAGATCCAATTAATGCCCAAAATTAGGAGATTCAggcaaaataaaaacccaacaaaccTTCATAATTCCAATCCTATAATCTCTGTCATTTCCATCCAAATATCTCTCTCAGTCAAAGAAACCGGAGAGCCTCAGCCAACTCATGATGTGGTGGTACCTTAGCAGAACACCTTCTTCAGCTTCAAATGCCAAACCCAATGATCAATATTCCACCATTACTTTACACAATTCCATCTTCCCAGTTTCTGATTCTGGCCTTTTCAATGATATTTGCATTGTTGAAATCCCAAACAAACCCCTCATTGATCACAACaaagacaacaacaaaagcagCAGCAAACAAGTAGAGACCTTTCCATGTTCATCATGGGAATGGTTTGCCTATCAATTCTCTCCAACCCAATTCCATTCTGTGGTTGTCCCTCGGGTTCTGTCGCCGGTGTTCAGAATCCAAGTTATTGGGGTCCTGCCTGAACATTTCTTGTGTGCCAAGCTGGTGCAGAGTCCTCATCAGCCTCATGCCACCCTGTGTACCTATTCATCCAGTGAAAATTCGCTTCATGATGTGCCTAAAATGAATTGTGAGGATCGGAACCCGTTCGGTGCTGCCTGTGCCCTTCGTGATGACTGGCTTTATGTTGCAGGAGGCTATAAGGGCAAATCTTCCAGTAAGTACTGCTATAATGTTCATCCAGTTTCCTTCTTTTGTGTATGCCTTGGTCTtggaaaatatattaaaattaggTTCACGCTCAAATATAACCAATTACCCAATTAGGTTTGCTGATTGGGTACTCAAGcaaacaattttcaattttaatttttagccATGGATCACGCTAAGAATAAGTAGGTATATCTGCCACGTTGATAAAGCTTTTGTAGATGACTGTATACTGAGTTTTTTTAGATGGATTCAAAGCCAGGATTCAAGTGCTTTTGTAACAGATATTTGCAGAAATTTCAGacacaatttcatataaattggTAACAATCTCCTAACATGGATGCTGATCAACTACTTATGTTTGAGCCCCTTTGGACCACATTTGATGTGTACTAAGGAACCACCAGTGAAAATTAGATGACCAAAGACTTCGATTTTGATAAACTAGTCTTTGAGGCTAATAAGAATCATAATCATATTTCTCTGATCATACTTAGATTCTCTCCCAACCACACCACTTACCATGTGGAACTTGATGTGTGATATGCAGATATTGATCCTTCATCTTACTTGAATTTGGTTGAACGATTGAACCTGAAGACATGGGAATGGCAATCACTGCAAAACATGCAAGAACCGCGAGCATTTGCAGACGGCTTTACTCACAAGGGCAGGTTTTTCGTGGTCGGTGGTAGCGCAACTCTCAAGCACTCGGCTGAAATCTACAACCCCAGCACCAACTCCTGGGTGTGCTTAAAGTCATTTGTGCCCAAGGAGGCAGATGGGTTCACTGCAGCATCACTCAACGGGCGCTTAATGTTACTTACTTGGTCAGATCAGTTAGGTGTGAAGCTGTGGCTTTGGACTGTATTGGTTAATCCAAATTTGATATGCAGGTGCAGATTGATCAGTTTCTTTCCAAACCAAATTGTTGAGAGGCCAAGACTAAAATCACATGGAGCAAAAATGGTTCAAGTTGGGGGAAAGGAGGTGTGGGTTTTGGTGGGAGAGAGTGATAGATTTTGCCTGCAGGTTGATGGATCAAATGCCTTGCCAGTTTTCCCAGCACCAATGTTTAGGCCTGGTGATGGGCATGAAGCTGTGCAAAAGGGTCATATCTATGCCTTTTCTTTCACGGATGGAGTTGGATTAAGTTGGAGAAAAATCCCTGTTTACTCAATTTGAGTTCCATCAGTTTTTCTGGTATTCATTTTCCCCCTAAGTAGATTGTAGAACAATGACTGTATTGCATATTTTCTGCTAATGCATGCAAAACAGAGTTATGCTACAAAGACACAAACTTTGCTGTCTGTAAGTCAAGCAAAACTGCATAACTTTCATCTTTGTCATTCTTGTCCTGTGTTTCCTTCTTTATTAAACAGTTCAGTGCAATAAAATCCCCCTACCTCTTCTTGCATTTTAGGATTCAAATCAGATGATCCTATTTCTCAATCTTTCTAACTTGCTACTACGACAACCAAGGTCGAAAGAGATTCAGAAAAATCAGTTATTCACAACCGTTGATGAAGGACTCctataaaatttaatgattGGTAATCCTTCTTTAGCGACATTGTAATCATATCCAATTCtaataataatacaagttGGGTTACGATCTATATCAATGGAAAATTCTGAATCAAAACATTGAAATGAGCAAGTGATGGACAAGCAATTAAAAGTTCAAGCCTTAACCATCTCAATAAGTTAAGATCTCATATGGAGTAACTAATGGACTAAAAGCAAAGCTTGTACCTTTgcccaaaaaattaaagaaaaattgatggcaagattaaaaaatttggcttGCAATCAAAACAAATGACATTTCGAGTATTGACACATTCACGTGCACTTGATCCACAGGCACCGCCCATTGAGGTTGGATGGAGCTTCCGATGGCATTTTGGTAAAACTGCCCATTACTGAAAAAGATCATAAATACAAAGACCAATCTCACCCCAAATTGTCACCTAGTGTTACAGTCACGCACACGtacaaacagagagagagagagagtgagactgagaaagagagagagagagagagagagagagagggtgtgTGTGTAGGTggtgaaagaagaagaagaagaagaagatgccaAGAAGCAGTTTCTCAGGGATGATATCAGGGCCAAAGGTTGATGTGATAGTCGACTTGGGGAACCCCTTGCTCAACCATACTTTCGATGGCTTCTTGAAGATCGGAACCGTacgtgtttttttgttgtaattttttatttatccttaacatttttgtttcttttcgtaatttatttatgtattttgcTTCTGGGTTTTGATCTTTGGGATCAATGCTTCAGTTCAGAACTTGAAAGGCgtcgttttgtttttctggttttgttcAGGTCGCTGCTACAAGAGCTGCTGCAGAGGATGCTTACAAGATGGTCAAGaaaggtattttttttattgtcatTATTGCCAGTCCAACTGTTTGGTTCCCgaggaaaatgagagagaggaaaagcTTTAATCTTGAGTCTCTTATGAAAAATCACTCTTATTATGTGTCGGTTTCTTGACTCATTTGGTTAAAGTGTTCATCATTTCCTGTTTTAGTCTGATGGTGTAGATGGTGTAATCGTTGTtgaataagatttttttttttttttggggtgacATTTACTGATAATTTCAAGTGATGTTTACAGGGAGCATTTCCACTCACGATGCTGAGCACACTGTGAGTAAATACTAACCAGGACCCTCCCTTGTTTAATCCACTGGTTTACAATTTTGTTACTTGTATGATCTGAGAGGTAACTAGTAGctactttaaattaatttcagcgtcttcagtttttttctcatttggttttatttagttGATCTATTGCTTCTCGGAGGTCTTACTCTTACTGTGCTAATTTGTTAAAAGAGGTGTGTTGTTTATCAGTGCACGTCAGAAAAAATCCGGATATTATACAATTTCCTAATCCTGCTAATTGGAAATGCTGTTTGTGCAGTTGAAGAAGATGTGTAAAGAAGGTGCATATTGGGGTAAGTAGAGTCATATGTCACTGAAAGTTAGATGTATCATGTATGTATGCATAAGATTATGTAAATCTTCTGGGAAAATGTTTCCACTTCCTTACTTTTGAACTTGGTGAACCGCATCAACAATTTCTTCTATTACACTGACAGGAACTGTAGCCGGAGTATATGTGGGAGCAGAGTATGGTTTAGAAAGGGTCCGTGGCACCAGAGACTGGGTATGTCTGTTCTAGTTCTAGATAGCTAGTTCTACTATACCTGAGCTTTTAGGAAAGAGCTAAAGAATGTGGTTCTTGGTTGAAAAGTTAGAACTCTTATGTTCCTCAGATACCTTACTTGGCCATAATTTTCCTACTCATTCATTTTGAGTTTGCGCATGTAGCttgtgatatatattttgtttcagATATCTCCACTTACTAATTTATCAAACTCTAACTTCTATGTTCCTCAGATCCTCCCGTTGCCTTGCTTTTCGTAATTGTTCATTTTAAGTATGCACAGGTAGcttatgaaattatatttaggAGATTGCATGGTATTTTTCTTGTGAAAGAAGCTCACGTTAAATCTTTGCAGTCTTTTTTTCTCCTATTGATTTTAATCCCATATGCATACCAATTTCAACCACTAATTCATCCCAGGACAAAATTCTAATCATTGAGACATGACCTAAGAACTATCAAAGAGTTCTTGTTTCAGACTTGACTGTCAGTTTTTCACAAAGCTTCAATCATGCCATTTCAAGttcatgtttatttaataaagaaaattttcgGACTTCAACTAATACTGCTGCCTCTgctcattctttttcttttgatttcttGCAGAAGAATGCCATGATGGGGGGTGCTTTGACAGGGGCTCTAGTATCTGCAGCCACCAATAAGGGCAAGGATAAAGTTATTGTGGATGCAATTACAGGAGGTGCCATTGCAACCGCTGTGGAATTCATCAACTATCTCACCTGAACATGGAAGTATTAAATATTCTAACCGATCTCTCTGCAGATCCAGAAGAACTATGTAGTAGGTTTCTTGTGTCTTTTTTCTCATGAAGTTGTTGCATTGTAAAACGAATGTTCAAGTGTTCTTCAACTAAACTACTGAAGGTTGATACAATGGATTATGAATCCCATCTTCAAATATTATCATTCTCGAGCAATATGTTAGATGCTAACTGATATTGGTGCAGGGAAAATTATACGTTCATCCTTTTTTCACTTGATAAAGTGAATTTATAATCTGGATGCGAATCCTTCAAGAACTGTGTATGCAACAGCCTACACTGGTTGATTGCATATTAATTGATTATTTGGCGGTATGAACTTCTATTTACAATTTGATGTTGTACAAAAATGGCCAAAAGATTCGTTCAGCAGTCAACATTTATATAATGATGAAAACTGAGAGATCAACCTCCTCGAAAATGCATAGCTGATGAAAAAACATTGAATTTTGGggtaatcattttattttccagTTGATATGTCAACCATAAGGATCTAGAGAGTAGATGAGTGCCTAAAAGCAATTCTCAAAGTAAACTGCAATCTGTCTTCCGATCCCTGTCAGTGgtatcatctctctctctctctctctctctctctctcattacGTGACTAAATATTCTTCTCAGCATGTGACTAAATGTTGTGTGAGAAATAGACACATGCTTACGTGATGATAAAGATAGATGCTAGTATACTGGTTGCACCTTTTGTTGAATTCACTGAAGGAAGGACTGAGCATTGGCAGCACTTGCAATGAATTGAGTTGTAAAGGCTAGTCACAAATGGGTCCATTACGCATAAGAAAAGCAACTATATTACATTACATTCAACGAGCAACTTATGCATTATCTTCCATTTACAACATTGATAAACATTTTGTGTAAGAGGAATCAACGGttcaatattaatttattaaatgtatCAGACCAccttacaagttacaactaTATTACAACTCAGAATCAGGTTCGAAACTGCTCCTCAAGTTTCATCAGACTATAGGTTTCGGCATCTGGCCTTGCGCCTCCTAGAATCATCCTCTTCAAAAGATTCGAATCATAAATTTTGGCCTTCACATAAGCCTTAATTAAAGTGTTGTATACAAAAGTATGTCTTGCATACTTGGCTTTCGTAAGTTCTTCAAACAACTTCTCAACGTTCCCTACATCACCATTCTCAGCGAAAGCCTCAATTATTGAATGAGTGGTCTCCAACCATGGGGTAGAATTCCTGACACCATTGCTCATTGTCGAACTCATCCCCATCTCTAGAGTCTTAATGGCTTCCTCTACCAATCCTGCTTTTAAGCAACCCAAAGCAAGATGGCGAAAGGTTATGGCATTTGGTTTGCACCCATCTGCCTTTATTTCCCTGAAAAGCTTAGATGCTTTATCGATAAGCCCATGCTTGCAATACACAGATATCATAGAATTGAACTGCTCAGTAGTTTTCAACCCTTTTTCTGCCTTCATCTCTAACCAAAGTTCTTCAGCTCGGCTCAGTTGGCTGATTCTACCAAATGCTTCAATTGCCATCACATAACTTTTAGACCGAACATGGGGGAGTTCCTTCACTAAACCCCAAGTTCTCTCTAACTCCTTCTCCTTCCCTAAATAACCATACAACATAATTAGAACATCAAGTGTTGACCAGTTACTACCTGTAACTGACTTCTCTAAGGCTTCAACATACGCTTCAGCTGCGGTATACAACCTTGCCACTGCATGGGCAGTAGCTACGATGCAGTGAGATATTTCATTCGGCTCAACTTTTGCTCGCTTCATATCGGAGTATACCTTCATCAATCCTTCAATATTGTTTTCGTTGGCTTCTATTTTCATGAGAATGTTGAATGTGGAGGCATGTAGAACCACTTTATCAGCCCTCATTTGTGCAAGGATTTTTACAATCAACTTTTTACGCCTTGAAGAGGAATGGAGAATAATGAGTCGATTAAATACCAAGTGT comes from Prunus dulcis chromosome 6, ALMONDv2, whole genome shotgun sequence and encodes:
- the LOC117632045 gene encoding uncharacterized protein LOC117632045, with product MMWWYLSRTPSSASNAKPNDQYSTITLHNSIFPVSDSGLFNDICIVEIPNKPLIDHNKDNNKSSSKQVETFPCSSWEWFAYQFSPTQFHSVVVPRVLSPVFRIQVIGVLPEHFLCAKLVQSPHQPHATLCTYSSSENSLHDVPKMNCEDRNPFGAACALRDDWLYVAGGYKGKSSNIDPSSYLNLVERLNLKTWEWQSLQNMQEPRAFADGFTHKGRFFVVGGSATLKHSAEIYNPSTNSWVCLKSFVPKEADGFTAASLNGRLMLLTWSDQLGVKLWLWTVLVNPNLICRCRLISFFPNQIVERPRLKSHGAKMVQVGGKEVWVLVGESDRFCLQVDGSNALPVFPAPMFRPGDGHEAVQKGHIYAFSFTDGVGLSWRKIPVYSI
- the LOC117633203 gene encoding outer envelope pore protein 16, chloroplastic, giving the protein MPRSSFSGMISGPKVDVIVDLGNPLLNHTFDGFLKIGTVAATRAAAEDAYKMVKKGSISTHDAEHTLKKMCKEGAYWGTVAGVYVGAEYGLERVRGTRDWKNAMMGGALTGALVSAATNKGKDKVIVDAITGGAIATAVEFINYLT
- the LOC117631620 gene encoding pentatricopeptide repeat-containing protein At1g07590, mitochondrial; the encoded protein is MQTLYLVIRRRFVQAKPQTVYVPYFSANKISSSFKFFLCTQTPNDFTGKVSESKREEPRSCLSYRIEKLPNGEPVGSAFQSWMGDGFPIHRGDIFHAINRLRKLKLNKRALEVMEWVIRERPYRPKELDYSYLLEFTTKFHGISQGKELFTRVPLEFQNELLYNNLAIACLDKGAIRLPLECMKKMRELGHPISHLVFNRLIILHSSSRRKKLIVKILAQMRADKVVLHASTFNILMKIEANENNIEGLMKVYSDMKRAKVEPNEISHCIVATAHAVARLYTAAEAYVEALEKSVTGSNWSTLDVLIMLYGYLGKEKELERTWGLVKELPHVRSKSYVMAIEAFGRISQLSRAEELWLEMKAEKGLKTTEQFNSMISVYCKHGLIDKASKLFREIKADGCKPNAITFRHLALGCLKAGLVEEAIKTLEMGMSSTMSNGVRNSTPWLETTHSIIEAFAENGDVGNVEKLFEELTKAKYARHTFVYNTLIKAYVKAKIYDSNLLKRMILGGARPDAETYSLMKLEEQFRT